One Bradyrhizobium zhanjiangense DNA segment encodes these proteins:
- a CDS encoding WecB/TagA/CpsF family glycosyltransferase has translation MLERRVNLDGRAATAEVPRITVGGLRMAAIDLEETADFMIEATDPDNRIGRPLFLTSANGEVLARCSTEPQTERLFRAADLINADGQPLVAASKLQSWFPLPERVATTDLFHVVARKAEAVGRTFYMFGASEAENIAAVENVQKMYPNLKIVGRSHGYLRGEALHAKVEEINALAPDYLWIALGVPNEQAFVEEFTPHLTNVGVIKTSGGLFNFLSGSRSRAPQWMQKIGLEWAWRTWLEPRRLLWRYLTTNPRALYLLFSRHRSLR, from the coding sequence ATGCTTGAGCGCCGCGTCAACCTCGATGGACGGGCGGCAACTGCCGAGGTGCCGCGGATCACCGTCGGCGGCCTTCGCATGGCCGCGATCGACCTGGAAGAAACCGCCGATTTCATGATCGAGGCGACCGATCCTGACAATCGCATCGGCCGTCCGCTGTTCCTGACCTCGGCCAATGGCGAGGTGCTGGCGCGCTGCTCGACGGAACCGCAGACCGAACGCCTGTTCCGCGCCGCCGACCTGATCAACGCCGACGGCCAGCCGCTGGTTGCGGCTTCGAAGCTGCAATCCTGGTTTCCGCTGCCGGAGCGCGTTGCAACCACGGACCTGTTCCACGTCGTCGCGCGCAAGGCGGAAGCGGTTGGCCGCACCTTCTACATGTTCGGCGCCAGCGAAGCCGAAAACATCGCAGCGGTCGAGAACGTCCAGAAGATGTATCCGAACCTCAAGATCGTCGGACGCAGCCACGGCTATCTGCGTGGCGAGGCGCTGCACGCGAAGGTCGAGGAAATCAACGCGCTTGCGCCGGATTATCTGTGGATCGCGCTCGGCGTGCCCAACGAGCAGGCATTCGTGGAGGAATTCACTCCGCATCTCACCAATGTTGGCGTTATCAAGACATCCGGCGGTCTGTTCAACTTTTTGTCGGGCAGCCGTTCCCGCGCGCCGCAATGGATGCAGAAGATCGGACTCGAATGGGCCTGGCGCACGTGGCTCGAACCGCGCCGCCTGCTCTGGCGCTATTTGACCACCAACCCCCGCGCGCTCTATCTTCTCTTCAGCCGCCACCGATCCCTCCGCTAA
- the galE gene encoding UDP-glucose 4-epimerase GalE, with translation MTDRPTVLVTGGAGYIGSHACRALTAAGYQPVVYDNLSTGHRSFVTGPLVTGDLLDGTALARAFADYNITAVMHFAAASLVGESMTDPQKYYINNVQGTLSLLQAMRNANCRRIVFSSTGAVYGNADSKELPEDFPCAPINPYGASKWMIERMLADYRTAYGFGAFCLRYFNASGADPAGGIGELRDNETHLIPRAMMALQGHVEFAVFGDDYDTPDGTAIRDYIHVTDLAAAHVAALKLLEQGHAGSSFNLGTGSGFSVREILNAIRQETGREVPHTIKPRRAGDPTYLVADPSAAKKVLNFVPCHSDLPTIIRTAWAWHQKAHPFRSR, from the coding sequence ATGACCGACCGACCGACCGTCCTCGTCACCGGGGGCGCAGGCTATATTGGCTCGCATGCGTGCCGCGCACTGACCGCCGCCGGCTATCAGCCCGTCGTTTATGACAATCTCTCGACAGGTCATCGCAGTTTCGTTACCGGCCCACTGGTGACGGGCGATCTGCTCGACGGCACGGCGCTGGCGCGCGCCTTCGCCGATTACAACATTACGGCGGTGATGCATTTTGCGGCGGCGAGCCTGGTCGGGGAGTCGATGACCGACCCGCAGAAATATTACATCAACAACGTGCAGGGCACGCTGTCGCTGTTGCAGGCCATGCGCAACGCGAACTGCCGTCGCATCGTGTTCTCCTCGACCGGCGCCGTCTACGGCAACGCCGATTCCAAGGAACTGCCGGAAGACTTTCCCTGCGCGCCGATCAACCCCTACGGCGCCTCGAAGTGGATGATCGAGCGCATGCTCGCCGATTACCGCACGGCCTATGGCTTCGGCGCATTCTGCCTGCGCTATTTCAACGCCAGCGGCGCCGACCCGGCCGGCGGCATCGGCGAATTGCGCGACAACGAAACCCATCTCATTCCGCGCGCGATGATGGCACTTCAGGGTCATGTCGAGTTCGCCGTATTCGGCGATGACTACGACACGCCCGACGGCACCGCGATCCGCGATTACATCCACGTCACCGACCTCGCCGCGGCGCATGTCGCAGCACTGAAGCTTCTGGAGCAGGGGCATGCCGGCAGCAGCTTCAATCTCGGCACCGGCTCCGGCTTCTCCGTTCGCGAGATCCTCAACGCCATCAGGCAGGAGACCGGACGCGAGGTGCCGCACACCATCAAGCCGCGCCGCGCCGGCGATCCCACCTATCTGGTCGCGGATCCCTCTGCTGCGAAGAAGGTGCTCAACTTCGTGCCCTGTCACTCCGACCTGCCGACGATCATCCGCACCGCCTGGGCCTGGCACCAGAAGGCGCATCCGTTCAGATCGCGTTAG
- a CDS encoding GAF domain-containing protein yields MPTTLARTFAALSAINEAILYAKSPDELYQKVCDAGFSSGDFLAVAVFLVGPDCGRLHFAAGCGDDVARLRSIMITTEAGTPEGSGVGGEAFRDQKLCISNDYLNDPRSLAWREGAAKAHIGAAAALPLLCNGNSVGVLYVTRREAGSLNEQMVSLFERMSANISYAIENFEREGARRDSEAAMRRLNRMFGALSATNEAILKASTELDLYQRVCDAAVHGGKSLATFVLLREENSHWLMPVAATGQNLDLIRQARYSVDPDHPHGRGISGQVFRTQKAMVEDDLVGRTKGTTWERANINAGAVACVAAPLIKRGTSVGVMFFFVSKSWAKDEGIVALLLRMTENVCFALENFDRDEEKAKIAREEERLARMYAALSATNEAIIRATSRAELFDLVCEASVQGGKFGSATIALAEPASELLRVVASAGPNSDEVRRLKFATTDNVPEGRGLTGTCFRTGQPCLTNDLFADERLKPWYDSARRTGVKSSAALPLLNGERAEGVFLFNSLEIGTFTPELVELLERLARNVSFAIANLDRAEEKAKADKQRDRLSGMFAALSATNEAIVRAETREELFEVACQAAVLGGMFASATIGIIDEKCELVRVVAVKGRLQERMVGRTCAISPDHPEGQGIIGTSLRTCRPSVINDYMNDPRSAHWHSKAVEDGTRAAASFPLLRAGQEPIGILLFLAPEEDTFTPDLVELLARLAENVSFALDNFDRAEEKARTEAQKERLTRMFAALSATNEAIMRAKSRAELFDLVCLAASNGAKFTSTTIALASADSDQLKIVASAGPSSDTTRNVRLSVDPERPEGRGMAGTAFRTRQPCISNDYLNDQRVSAFHAIVRGDGARSGAAIPLVVHDLAVGVMIYMSTEKDTFTAEFVELLQRLADNVAFAMENFDRADEKNKADERIEYLASHDSLTDLPNRETFNGLLREAIEVAQRHDHRFAVLFIDLDRFKVINDSLGHEAGDLLLLEVANRLRGALRASDVVARLGGDEFVVILDQCGEMDDVQRIASGLLAALAEPTELAGHECHTTASIGIAMYPANGSDAQTLTKNADMAMYLAKEDGKNSYRFFSKEVKTQSIERLSLESALRRALEREQFSLNYQPKVDMETGQITGVEALLRWTHPDLGNVSPAQFIPLAEETGLIVPIGRWVLNEACAQAMAWQRRGLLPLSMAVNLSPRQFADEHLLQDVDEALAASGMSPVLLQLEVTESMMMRNVGRALKVLDAIQSRGIRLAIDDFGTGYSSMSLMKHFPIDTIKIDRSFVRDLPQDSEDQAIAQAIISMGKALGMTVVAEGVENAEQEAFLRTHGCDEMQGYLIAKPLPPRQMAELLRPMVLPVAPPLQPERDPVAEEAAALRLKRAVV; encoded by the coding sequence GTGCCGACGACACTCGCGCGCACCTTTGCGGCGTTGAGCGCCATCAACGAAGCGATCCTCTACGCGAAATCGCCGGACGAGCTGTACCAGAAGGTCTGCGACGCCGGGTTTTCGAGTGGGGACTTCTTGGCCGTCGCCGTATTCCTGGTGGGACCGGATTGCGGGCGGCTGCATTTTGCGGCCGGTTGCGGCGACGACGTTGCGCGGCTGCGCTCGATCATGATCACGACGGAAGCAGGCACGCCCGAAGGATCCGGCGTCGGCGGTGAGGCGTTTCGCGATCAGAAGCTGTGCATCAGCAACGACTATCTGAACGACCCGCGTTCGCTGGCGTGGCGCGAGGGAGCGGCCAAGGCCCATATCGGCGCGGCCGCAGCGCTGCCGCTACTCTGCAATGGCAACAGCGTCGGCGTGCTCTACGTGACCCGCCGCGAAGCCGGCTCGCTGAACGAGCAGATGGTGTCGCTGTTCGAGCGCATGTCGGCCAATATCTCCTATGCGATCGAGAATTTCGAGCGAGAAGGAGCACGCCGGGACAGCGAGGCGGCGATGCGGCGGCTCAATCGCATGTTTGGGGCGCTGAGCGCGACGAACGAAGCAATCCTCAAAGCCAGCACCGAATTGGACTTGTATCAGCGGGTCTGCGACGCAGCAGTTCATGGCGGCAAATCGCTGGCGACTTTCGTGCTGCTGCGCGAGGAGAACTCGCACTGGCTGATGCCGGTGGCTGCAACCGGACAAAATCTCGACCTGATCAGGCAGGCGCGCTACTCGGTCGATCCCGACCATCCTCACGGTCGGGGCATCTCCGGCCAGGTCTTCCGGACGCAGAAGGCGATGGTCGAAGACGACCTCGTCGGTCGCACCAAGGGAACGACCTGGGAGCGAGCCAACATCAATGCCGGCGCGGTCGCCTGCGTCGCCGCGCCACTGATCAAGCGCGGAACCAGCGTCGGCGTGATGTTCTTCTTCGTCAGCAAATCCTGGGCGAAGGACGAGGGTATCGTCGCGCTGTTGCTGCGCATGACCGAGAACGTGTGCTTTGCGCTCGAGAACTTCGATCGTGACGAGGAGAAGGCGAAGATCGCGCGCGAAGAGGAACGGCTCGCGCGCATGTACGCCGCGCTGAGCGCCACCAATGAAGCGATCATCCGGGCCACATCGCGCGCCGAGCTGTTCGATCTCGTATGCGAAGCTTCGGTACAGGGCGGTAAGTTCGGCTCGGCGACGATCGCGCTCGCCGAGCCTGCCTCCGAGCTGCTGCGAGTCGTCGCCTCTGCAGGGCCGAACTCCGATGAAGTACGCAGGCTCAAATTCGCCACGACCGACAATGTGCCGGAGGGAAGAGGCCTGACCGGCACGTGCTTCCGCACCGGGCAGCCGTGCCTCACCAACGACCTGTTCGCCGACGAACGCCTCAAGCCCTGGTACGACAGTGCCCGCCGCACCGGCGTCAAGTCCTCCGCGGCGCTGCCATTGCTCAATGGCGAACGCGCCGAGGGTGTGTTCCTGTTCAATTCCCTCGAGATCGGCACGTTCACGCCGGAATTGGTCGAACTGCTGGAACGGCTCGCCCGCAATGTGTCATTTGCGATCGCAAATCTCGACCGCGCCGAGGAGAAGGCGAAGGCCGACAAGCAGCGAGACCGGCTGAGCGGCATGTTCGCAGCGTTGAGCGCTACCAACGAAGCCATCGTGCGCGCCGAGACCCGCGAGGAGCTGTTCGAGGTCGCATGTCAGGCGGCCGTGCTGGGCGGTATGTTCGCCTCGGCGACGATTGGAATCATCGACGAGAAATGTGAGCTGGTCCGGGTCGTCGCCGTGAAGGGGCGGCTTCAGGAGCGAATGGTCGGGCGCACCTGCGCGATTTCCCCAGATCATCCCGAGGGCCAAGGGATCATCGGAACCTCGCTGCGGACGTGCCGGCCCAGTGTCATCAACGACTATATGAACGACCCGCGCTCGGCACATTGGCACTCCAAGGCAGTCGAGGACGGGACCCGCGCCGCTGCCAGCTTCCCGCTTCTGCGCGCCGGTCAGGAGCCGATCGGCATTCTGCTGTTCCTTGCTCCTGAGGAGGATACATTCACGCCCGATCTGGTCGAGCTGCTGGCTCGCCTTGCCGAAAACGTCTCCTTCGCGCTCGACAACTTCGATCGCGCCGAGGAAAAGGCCCGCACCGAGGCGCAGAAGGAGCGTCTGACCCGCATGTTCGCGGCGCTGAGCGCGACCAACGAGGCGATCATGCGGGCGAAATCGCGCGCCGAATTATTCGACCTCGTGTGCCTTGCCGCATCGAATGGCGCCAAGTTCACCTCGACGACGATTGCGCTCGCCAGCGCCGACAGCGACCAGCTCAAGATCGTCGCCAGCGCCGGACCGTCGTCCGACACCACGCGCAATGTCCGCCTCTCGGTCGATCCCGAGCGCCCCGAAGGCCGGGGCATGGCCGGCACAGCGTTCCGAACCCGGCAGCCCTGCATCAGCAACGACTATCTCAACGACCAGCGCGTGAGCGCCTTCCACGCCATCGTTCGCGGCGACGGTGCGCGCTCGGGCGCGGCGATCCCGCTCGTCGTTCACGACCTGGCTGTCGGCGTCATGATCTACATGTCGACCGAAAAGGACACGTTCACGGCCGAGTTCGTCGAGCTGTTGCAGCGCCTCGCCGATAACGTCGCCTTCGCGATGGAGAATTTCGATCGCGCCGACGAGAAGAACAAGGCGGATGAGCGGATCGAATACCTCGCCTCGCATGACAGCCTGACGGACCTGCCGAACCGCGAGACGTTCAACGGATTGCTGCGCGAGGCGATCGAGGTGGCGCAGCGCCACGATCACCGTTTTGCGGTGCTGTTCATCGATCTCGACCGCTTCAAGGTCATCAACGATTCGCTGGGTCACGAGGCTGGCGACCTGCTCCTGCTCGAAGTGGCGAATCGCTTGCGCGGCGCGCTGCGGGCAAGCGACGTGGTGGCGCGGCTCGGCGGCGACGAGTTCGTGGTGATCCTCGACCAGTGCGGCGAGATGGACGACGTCCAGCGCATCGCCAGCGGACTGCTCGCCGCGCTTGCCGAACCCACGGAGCTGGCCGGCCACGAGTGCCATACCACGGCCTCGATCGGCATCGCGATGTATCCGGCCAACGGCTCCGACGCGCAGACGCTGACCAAGAATGCCGACATGGCGATGTATCTCGCCAAGGAAGACGGCAAGAACAGCTATCGCTTCTTCTCCAAGGAAGTGAAGACGCAGTCCATCGAACGTCTGTCGCTGGAGAGCGCGCTGCGCCGGGCGCTGGAGCGCGAGCAGTTTTCGCTGAACTACCAGCCCAAGGTGGATATGGAGACCGGCCAGATCACCGGCGTGGAAGCGCTGCTGCGCTGGACGCATCCCGATCTCGGCAATGTCTCGCCGGCGCAATTCATTCCGCTTGCGGAGGAGACCGGGTTGATCGTGCCGATCGGCCGCTGGGTGCTGAATGAGGCCTGCGCGCAAGCCATGGCCTGGCAGCGCCGCGGCCTGCTGCCGCTGTCGATGGCGGTCAACCTGTCGCCGCGCCAGTTCGCCGACGAGCATCTGTTGCAGGACGTCGACGAGGCGCTCGCCGCCAGCGGCATGTCGCCGGTGCTGCTCCAGCTGGAGGTCACCGAGAGCATGATGATGCGCAATGTCGGGCGTGCGCTCAAGGTGCTCGACGCCATCCAGAGCCGCGGGATTCGCCTTGCCATCGACGATTTCGGTACCGGCTATTCGTCGATGTCGCTGATGAAGCACTTCCCGATCGACACCATCAAGATCGACCGCTCCTTCGTGCGCGACCTGCCGCAGGACTCGGAAGACCAGGCGATCGCGCAGGCGATCATCAGCATGGGCAAGGCGCTCGGCATGACTGTCGTCGCCGAAGGCGTCGAGAATGCCGAGCAGGAGGCGTTCCTGCGCACCCATGGCTGCGACGAGATGCAGGGCTATCTGATCGCCAAGCCGCTGCCGCCGCGACAGATGGCCGAACTGCTGCGGCCGATGGTTCTGCCCGTGGCGCCACCGCTCCAGCCGGAGCGGGATCCGGTCGCCGAGGAGGCCGCAGCGTTACGGCTGAAACGCGCTGTCGTCTGA